In a genomic window of Gloeocapsopsis dulcis:
- a CDS encoding succinate dehydrogenase/fumarate reductase flavoprotein subunit — translation MLEHDVVIVGGGLAGCRAAVEIARTDPKLDVAIVAKTHPIRSHSVAAQGGIAATLKNVDASDTWEAHAFDTVKGSDYLADQDAVELLAREAPDVVIDLEHMGVLFSRLPDGRIAQRAFGGHSHNRTCYAADKTGHAILHELVNNLRRYGVQIYDEWYVLRLILEDGQAKGIVTYNILDGHLEVVRAKAVMFATGGYGRVYNTTSNDYASTGDGLAMTAMAGLPLEDMEFVQFHPTGLYPVGVLISEAVRGEGAYLINSEGDRFMANYAPSRMELAPRDITSRAIAREIRARRGIHTDGSAGGPFVHLDLRHMGQEKIMSRVPFCWEEAHRLVGIDAVHQPMPVRPTVHYSMGGIPVNTDGQVRSSGDNLVDGFFAAGECACVSVHGANRLGSNSLLECVVYGRRTGKAIAQYVQKRKLPAIDEQRYLTEAQRRLQALLEQPGKYRINQLRTAFQDCMTQHCGVFRTAEIMQEGLQQIQQLQQQYPNIYLDDKSTCWNTEIIEALELQSLFVVGRIILASALNRQESRGAHYREDYSQRHDSDFLKHTMAYYSPAGIDLQYRPVTITMFEPQERKY, via the coding sequence ATGCTCGAACACGATGTTGTTATTGTAGGTGGCGGATTGGCGGGATGTCGTGCAGCAGTGGAAATTGCCCGCACTGATCCAAAACTAGACGTTGCTATTGTTGCTAAAACACACCCGATTCGTTCGCACTCGGTTGCGGCGCAAGGTGGAATTGCAGCTACGCTCAAAAATGTCGATGCTAGCGATACTTGGGAAGCTCATGCATTTGATACTGTTAAAGGTTCCGACTACCTAGCCGATCAAGATGCTGTGGAACTGCTAGCGCGGGAAGCGCCCGATGTTGTGATTGATTTGGAACACATGGGGGTGCTGTTTTCCCGTTTACCTGATGGGCGAATTGCCCAACGCGCTTTTGGGGGACACTCACACAACCGCACTTGCTACGCAGCCGATAAAACTGGTCATGCAATTTTACACGAACTCGTTAACAATTTACGACGATATGGCGTCCAGATTTACGACGAGTGGTATGTACTGCGCTTGATATTAGAAGATGGTCAAGCTAAAGGTATCGTGACGTACAACATTCTTGACGGGCATTTAGAGGTAGTACGCGCGAAGGCAGTGATGTTTGCGACTGGTGGTTATGGTCGTGTTTATAACACCACATCGAATGATTATGCGTCTACGGGTGATGGTTTGGCAATGACGGCAATGGCGGGGTTGCCGTTAGAAGATATGGAATTTGTGCAGTTTCACCCAACAGGTTTGTATCCAGTAGGAGTCCTGATTTCGGAAGCCGTACGGGGTGAAGGTGCGTATCTGATTAATAGTGAGGGCGATCGCTTTATGGCGAATTATGCGCCAAGTCGCATGGAATTAGCACCACGCGATATTACATCCCGCGCAATCGCTAGAGAAATTCGCGCTAGACGCGGTATTCATACTGATGGAAGTGCAGGGGGACCATTTGTGCATCTCGATCTGCGCCACATGGGACAAGAAAAAATCATGAGTCGCGTTCCTTTCTGTTGGGAAGAAGCCCACCGCTTAGTTGGTATTGACGCAGTACATCAACCGATGCCAGTGCGTCCTACGGTGCATTATTCAATGGGGGGAATTCCTGTCAATACTGATGGACAAGTCCGCAGTAGTGGTGACAATTTAGTTGATGGCTTCTTTGCTGCTGGTGAGTGTGCCTGTGTGTCGGTACATGGTGCAAATCGTCTAGGGAGTAATTCACTGCTTGAGTGTGTTGTTTATGGACGCCGAACGGGAAAAGCGATCGCCCAGTATGTACAAAAGCGCAAGTTACCCGCGATCGACGAGCAACGTTACCTCACAGAAGCCCAGCGTCGCCTGCAAGCCTTGCTCGAACAACCAGGAAAGTACCGGATTAACCAACTTCGTACTGCTTTTCAAGACTGTATGACGCAGCATTGTGGCGTCTTTCGCACCGCCGAAATTATGCAAGAAGGTCTGCAACAAATACAACAACTGCAACAACAATATCCGAATATTTACTTAGATGATAAAAGCACATGTTGGAATACAGAAATTATTGAAGCATTAGAGCTGCAAAGTTTATTTGTCGTAGGTAGAATCATTCTGGCATCTGCCTTAAATCGTCAAGAAAGTCGTGGCGCACATTACCGTGAGGATTATTCGCAGCGCCATGATAGTGATTTCCTCAAACATACAATGGCTTACTATTCTCCAGCAGGAATTGATCTGCAATATCGACCAGTTACAATTACTATGTTTGAACCGCAAGAAAGAAAGTATTAG
- a CDS encoding alpha-ketoacid dehydrogenase subunit beta gives MAETLFFNALRAAIDEEMARDATVFVLGEDVGHYGGSYKVTKDLYKKYGELRLLDTPIAENSFTGMAVGAAMTGLRPIVEGMNMGFLLLAFNQIANNAGMLRYTSGGNFKIPMVIRGPGGVGRQLGAEHSQRLEAYFQAVPGLKIVACSTPYNAKGLLKSAIRDENPVLFFEHVLLYNLKEDLPETEYLLPLDKAEVVRQGKDVTILTYSRMRHHVLQAVKTLEKNGFDPEVIDLISLKPLDFDTIGDSIRKTHRVIIVEECMRTGGIGAELVASINDRLFDELDAPVLRLSSQDIPTPYNGALERLTIVQPEQIIEAVEKMVALRI, from the coding sequence ATGGCAGAAACACTCTTTTTTAATGCGCTACGTGCCGCCATTGATGAAGAAATGGCACGCGATGCTACTGTATTTGTTCTCGGTGAAGACGTCGGACACTACGGCGGTTCGTATAAAGTTACCAAAGACCTTTATAAAAAGTACGGCGAACTAAGGTTACTCGATACGCCAATTGCCGAAAATAGCTTTACTGGAATGGCTGTAGGAGCCGCAATGACAGGATTGCGACCTATAGTTGAAGGAATGAACATGGGGTTTTTGCTCCTTGCTTTCAACCAAATTGCGAATAATGCCGGAATGCTGCGCTATACTTCTGGCGGTAACTTCAAAATCCCGATGGTAATTCGCGGTCCTGGTGGTGTAGGTAGACAACTCGGCGCAGAACACTCACAAAGGCTAGAGGCGTATTTTCAAGCAGTTCCAGGGTTAAAAATTGTCGCCTGTTCTACTCCTTACAACGCTAAAGGATTACTCAAGTCAGCAATTCGCGACGAGAATCCAGTATTATTTTTTGAACACGTACTACTGTACAACTTAAAAGAAGATTTACCCGAAACTGAATACTTATTGCCTTTAGATAAAGCTGAAGTTGTCCGCCAAGGTAAAGATGTCACAATTTTGACGTACTCACGGATGCGTCATCATGTGTTACAAGCCGTAAAAACTTTAGAAAAGAATGGTTTTGACCCTGAAGTTATTGATTTAATTTCACTTAAACCTCTAGATTTCGATACGATTGGTGACTCGATTCGGAAAACACATCGTGTCATTATTGTGGAAGAGTGTATGCGCACAGGAGGTATTGGTGCTGAACTGGTTGCCTCAATTAACGATCGCCTCTTCGACGAACTCGATGCACCCGTATTGCGCTTGTCTTCACAAGATATTCCTACACCCTACAACGGGGCATTAGAACGATTGACAATTGTGCAACCTGAGCAAATTATCGAAGCAGTCGAGAAAATGGTGGCATTGCGAATTTAG
- the secD gene encoding protein translocase subunit SecD: MQKQRSLLALIVVLVIAAIVAIARIPIPLGLDLQGGSQLTIQVQPTAEIPQITDRELEAVQRVIENRINGLGVSEPVVQTVGQDQILVQLPGVSNPEQAERVLGGTAQLEFRTQRPGTEAQLFAEQQVRLGLLAKQQELRTTANTTEIQQNQEAIERSNAAIAQLFESTNPPLTGRNLEDAYGQPTQVPNNWEVGIRFDSAGAELFAQLTRDLAGTGRSIGIFLDNELISAPTVGPQFAQTGITGGSAVITGRFTAQEANDLAIQLRGGALPVPVEIVENRTVGATLGRDSIQRSIYAGIGGLILVLIFMVFYYRVPGLIADLSLCVYALLTWASFALLGVTLTLPGIAGFILSIGMAVDANVLIFERTREELRAGKSLYRSVESGFYRAFSSILDGNVTTWIACAALFWLGAGLVRGFALTLALGIAVSMFTAITCSRTLMFIAISLPSLRKPELYCPNLPTVRRAEVTR; the protein is encoded by the coding sequence ATGCAAAAACAGCGATCGCTATTGGCTTTGATCGTGGTTTTGGTAATCGCTGCAATCGTGGCGATCGCCAGAATTCCGATTCCGTTGGGATTAGATCTTCAAGGTGGTTCGCAATTAACAATTCAAGTGCAACCAACAGCAGAGATTCCACAAATCACTGACCGCGAACTAGAAGCCGTTCAGAGGGTTATCGAAAATCGAATTAATGGTTTAGGTGTTTCTGAACCAGTCGTCCAAACTGTAGGGCAAGATCAAATACTTGTCCAACTTCCTGGTGTCAGCAATCCAGAACAAGCTGAACGAGTGCTTGGGGGTACTGCCCAGTTAGAGTTTCGTACACAACGACCAGGAACAGAAGCCCAGTTATTTGCCGAACAGCAAGTCAGACTGGGATTGCTAGCAAAACAGCAAGAATTAAGAACAACAGCTAACACCACAGAAATTCAGCAAAATCAGGAAGCGATTGAGCGCAGTAATGCGGCGATCGCACAGTTGTTTGAAAGCACAAATCCTCCTTTAACAGGAAGAAACCTCGAAGATGCTTATGGTCAACCAACACAAGTACCCAACAACTGGGAAGTAGGTATTCGTTTTGATTCAGCTGGTGCTGAACTTTTTGCCCAACTCACTCGCGATCTTGCCGGAACTGGACGCAGTATTGGCATCTTTCTTGATAATGAATTAATTAGCGCACCCACTGTTGGTCCACAATTCGCTCAAACTGGGATCACTGGAGGATCAGCAGTTATTACAGGTCGTTTTACTGCCCAAGAAGCTAACGATCTGGCAATTCAGTTACGAGGTGGCGCGTTACCTGTACCTGTTGAAATTGTCGAGAATCGCACTGTAGGTGCCACCTTAGGAAGAGACAGCATTCAACGCAGTATCTATGCTGGCATCGGTGGTTTGATCTTGGTGCTGATCTTCATGGTCTTCTATTATCGAGTTCCTGGCTTAATCGCAGATTTATCTTTATGTGTTTATGCTTTACTGACGTGGGCAAGTTTTGCTTTACTCGGTGTAACCTTGACGCTGCCTGGAATTGCTGGTTTTATTCTCAGTATTGGTATGGCAGTTGACGCCAACGTGCTGATTTTTGAGCGGACACGCGAGGAACTCCGTGCAGGTAAGTCGCTATATCGTTCGGTTGAATCAGGCTTTTACCGTGCTTTCTCCAGCATTTTGGATGGCAATGTTACAACCTGGATTGCTTGTGCAGCATTGTTTTGGTTGGGAGCAGGTTTAGTTCGTGGTTTTGCCTTAACTTTGGCACTGGGAATCGCAGTGAGTATGTTTACAGCAATTACCTGTAGTCGTACCCTCATGTTTATCGCAATTAGCTTACCTTCGTTGCGTAAGCCAGAATTGTATTGTCCAAATCTGCCAACAGTGCGGAGGGCAGAGGTGACACGATGA
- the secF gene encoding protein translocase subunit SecF, with the protein MKLNINQSRKLWWAISAVAIVAGLVAMLISWQQIGAPLRPSLDFIGGTRLQLERDCRQPNNCAQPINITAVREVLAAQGLANSSIQILGQEQQGISIRTSTLDVEQRTQLQDALSQRIGTFDPQSTQIDTVGPTIGRQLLTSGLLALIVSFVGIIIYISLRFQLDFAVFAIVALLHDVLTAVGVFSVLGLVWGVEVDSLFIVALLTITGFSVNDTVVIYDRIREILKINPNRPISEIVDDAVNQTLTRSINTTLTTLLALVAIFLFGGETLKLFALALIIGFICGAYSSIFIASTLLTWWRERNGQRFATQGIEVIDSPSEET; encoded by the coding sequence ATGAAATTAAATATTAATCAATCGCGAAAACTGTGGTGGGCAATTTCTGCAGTAGCAATTGTGGCTGGGCTAGTTGCAATGCTAATTTCTTGGCAGCAAATCGGCGCACCATTGCGTCCTAGTTTAGATTTTATCGGTGGTACGCGCTTACAACTCGAACGCGATTGTCGTCAACCGAATAACTGCGCTCAACCAATAAATATTACTGCAGTGCGTGAAGTTCTAGCAGCACAAGGACTTGCTAATAGCAGCATTCAGATTTTGGGACAAGAACAGCAAGGCATCTCGATTCGCACGAGTACCTTGGATGTAGAGCAACGTACGCAGTTGCAAGATGCGCTGAGTCAAAGAATTGGAACTTTCGATCCTCAATCAACTCAGATTGATACAGTTGGTCCGACAATTGGTCGCCAACTGTTAACTTCTGGATTGTTGGCGTTGATTGTCTCGTTTGTCGGTATCATCATTTACATCAGTCTGCGATTTCAGTTGGACTTTGCCGTATTTGCAATTGTTGCCCTACTTCATGATGTTTTGACTGCTGTAGGTGTTTTCTCAGTATTGGGCTTGGTGTGGGGTGTTGAAGTAGATAGTCTATTCATTGTTGCTTTACTCACGATTACGGGTTTCTCGGTCAACGATACAGTGGTAATCTATGACCGAATTCGGGAAATATTAAAGATAAATCCCAACCGTCCAATTAGCGAGATTGTTGATGATGCAGTCAATCAAACCTTAACAAGATCGATCAACACGACATTAACAACATTGCTGGCGTTAGTTGCGATTTTTCTATTTGGTGGAGAAACTTTAAAGCTCTTTGCTTTAGCATTGATTATTGGCTTCATTTGTGGTGCATATTCAAGCATTTTCATTGCTAGTACCCTCCTTACGTGGTGGCGCGAACGGAATGGTCAACGCTTTGCAACACAAGGCATAGAAGTTATTGATTCTCCGTCGGAAGAGACTTAA
- a CDS encoding DUF29 domain-containing protein: MTRTKPIYSSSHSNLYDRDFVAWSDEQALLLEQERFSELDLIHLIEEVRDLGRRERDAIESQLERLLLHILKWQYQPSKRTSSWEISIKDARKQIRRLIEKYPVLAKHLENENTNYLCYKHAIEDATDETGLSENTFPLECPYSLEQVLNSSFFLEATAEIE; this comes from the coding sequence ATGACTCGAACCAAACCTATATATTCAAGTTCGCATAGCAACTTATACGATCGCGATTTTGTCGCATGGTCTGACGAGCAAGCCTTGTTATTAGAGCAAGAACGCTTCAGCGAACTGGACTTGATTCACTTAATTGAAGAGGTGCGTGATTTGGGGCGCAGAGAGCGAGATGCCATTGAAAGTCAGCTAGAGAGATTACTGTTGCACATACTGAAGTGGCAATATCAACCGTCCAAGAGAACAAGTAGTTGGGAGATTTCTATCAAAGATGCTAGAAAACAAATTCGACGACTTATCGAAAAATATCCTGTTCTAGCCAAGCACCTAGAAAACGAGAACACAAATTACTTGTGCTACAAGCACGCAATAGAAGATGCAACGGATGAGACAGGATTATCTGAGAATACTTTCCCGCTAGAGTGTCCCTACTCCTTAGAGCAAGTGCTGAATTCAAGTTTCTTTCTAGAAGCGACAGCAGAAATTGAATAA
- a CDS encoding helicase-related protein: MSRLIGKRISIPRQFTGTVTVESAKLLDDTWLLRVRDRQGELHDAYLTAAETEAILASDEQELEVPVDANQFFLFIESVRIKTAYDHDPHFAVSLSGVRPLPHQLEAIYERILPQVRLRFLLADDPGAGKTIMAGLLLKELKLRNAVERVLILAPAPLTLQWQDELRSKFSETFEVINSVLAKGQLAGNPWERFRQCIASIDFAKRDDIIAGILQVDWDLVIIDEAHKCSARTQGEDLRRTGRYKLAEELSRISERILLLTATPHQGNEDQFHNFLRLLDPEQFICDQLHPQMLKLEDGSWFLRRIKEELVDFDGRKLFKKRYAITVPFELSEPEKYLYEQVTKYINKYLGKTKGRKQAAVALARTVLQRRLASSLNAIFSSLKKRQHRFADLLEELDGLSVAEQRDRLLNLGKPVDSELESDDCDEEELDNLAIESTIVEQLDQLREELRELERLVKLAQQTIDIGTEKKLNALKDCLARAEFDELKDGRGKLLIFTEHRDTLEYLKKNLTDWGYSTCEIHGGMNVVARKDAQKDFQLHKQICLATEAAGEGINLQFCRLMINYDLPWNPNRLEQRMGRIHRIGQKQNVYIFNFAALNTVEGRVLEKLLSKLDEIRAAMDSDRVFDVIGQLLQLNDFRFEEMLREATYGKALEDEVLTQIEKLDPKRLEELEQATGVALATTHVDLSQIRRTQTKDYISEEQRLMPRYVEEFFKRTCEFLRVNLETRADGLWRVPYVKEEFRSGNLDAVRQLGTPEKNYPKLTFYKEHKSNPVHEDAELLSPGHPLCAAIAERLDLQLNEQVRSRTAIFIDADADQPYRIYFFEVQVAGQQRQGKNVVIKAQLCAVAQSSDGLTVVSPDVLHDLAPALESPLITIQPPTPQEQQEVEEWLKVKVQFATIKQEQQNRQRELQIRQDYLKQAMESKIREEQSKQMKLAAKVAAGDETYRVSRDNAQKKVRDLQERYKNKQTELDYLKIVRPGRVAYLGTALIYPGVAVVKDCAQMRNDPKVEAIAMQFVMNYERDRAWQPEDISKNGDGSGFDIRSVGFSDPETGKSLVRRIEVKGRAQLNQPISLTVNEWRKAQQLGDSYWLYVVWGCNTPNPQLLTIQNPARVLAGDAKEIKQVTRYLVGAEALIRNSY; this comes from the coding sequence ATGTCACGACTCATCGGGAAACGGATCTCCATACCAAGACAATTTACTGGGACTGTAACGGTTGAATCAGCAAAACTCTTAGATGATACATGGTTACTAAGAGTTCGCGATCGCCAAGGTGAATTGCATGATGCCTACTTAACAGCAGCAGAAACCGAGGCAATTTTAGCCAGCGATGAGCAGGAATTAGAAGTTCCTGTAGATGCCAATCAGTTTTTCTTATTTATTGAATCAGTCCGAATTAAAACAGCATACGATCACGATCCCCACTTTGCCGTTAGCCTAAGTGGAGTTCGCCCTTTACCTCACCAGTTAGAAGCTATTTATGAGCGCATTCTACCCCAAGTGCGGCTGCGATTTTTACTAGCCGACGATCCTGGTGCTGGTAAGACAATTATGGCAGGGTTGTTGCTGAAAGAACTCAAATTAAGAAATGCTGTTGAACGAGTCTTAATTCTTGCCCCAGCACCCTTAACTCTGCAATGGCAGGATGAACTACGCAGTAAGTTTTCAGAAACCTTTGAAGTCATTAACTCAGTTTTGGCTAAAGGGCAGTTAGCGGGGAATCCTTGGGAGAGATTTCGCCAGTGTATTGCTTCGATTGATTTTGCCAAGCGGGATGATATTATCGCAGGTATTCTGCAAGTAGATTGGGATTTAGTCATCATTGATGAAGCACATAAATGCTCGGCTCGGACTCAGGGAGAGGATCTGCGCCGTACTGGGCGTTACAAGTTGGCAGAAGAATTATCGCGGATTTCCGAGCGGATTTTGCTACTCACCGCCACACCACACCAAGGTAACGAAGATCAATTTCATAACTTTCTCCGACTACTCGATCCAGAGCAATTTATTTGCGATCAACTCCATCCTCAAATGCTGAAATTAGAGGATGGTTCTTGGTTTCTGCGCCGAATCAAAGAGGAACTCGTTGATTTTGACGGTCGCAAACTCTTTAAAAAACGGTATGCCATTACTGTACCTTTCGAGCTATCCGAGCCAGAAAAGTATTTATACGAACAAGTAACAAAATACATCAATAAATATTTAGGGAAAACCAAAGGGCGAAAACAAGCAGCAGTGGCTTTGGCGCGAACTGTGCTGCAGCGGCGATTGGCAAGCAGTTTAAATGCAATTTTCAGCTCATTGAAAAAACGACAGCACCGATTTGCCGATTTACTGGAAGAATTAGATGGGTTGTCTGTAGCAGAACAGCGCGATCGCCTATTAAATTTAGGTAAACCAGTTGATTCTGAATTAGAAAGCGATGACTGTGATGAAGAGGAATTGGACAATTTAGCGATTGAGTCAACCATAGTAGAACAACTCGATCAACTACGCGAGGAGTTGCGGGAACTAGAGCGGTTGGTCAAATTAGCCCAGCAAACAATTGACATCGGTACAGAGAAAAAACTCAACGCCCTCAAAGATTGCTTGGCACGAGCAGAATTTGATGAATTAAAAGATGGGCGAGGCAAACTACTAATTTTCACTGAGCATCGAGATACGCTGGAATATCTCAAAAAAAATCTCACTGACTGGGGCTATAGTACTTGCGAAATTCATGGCGGGATGAATGTAGTAGCAAGAAAAGACGCCCAAAAAGATTTTCAACTCCATAAACAAATTTGCTTAGCGACAGAAGCAGCAGGAGAAGGGATCAATTTGCAATTTTGTCGGTTGATGATTAACTACGATTTACCGTGGAATCCAAACCGTTTAGAACAACGGATGGGACGCATCCACCGCATCGGTCAAAAGCAGAATGTTTATATTTTTAACTTTGCTGCCCTCAATACTGTAGAAGGGCGAGTGTTGGAGAAACTGCTGTCCAAGTTAGATGAAATTCGTGCTGCAATGGATAGCGATCGCGTGTTTGATGTCATTGGTCAATTACTACAACTCAATGACTTCCGGTTTGAAGAGATGTTACGCGAAGCCACATATGGTAAGGCTTTGGAAGATGAAGTCCTAACGCAAATTGAAAAACTTGATCCCAAACGCTTAGAGGAATTAGAACAAGCAACGGGTGTAGCACTGGCGACTACTCATGTAGATTTATCTCAAATTCGTCGCACTCAAACCAAAGACTATATTTCGGAAGAACAACGGTTGATGCCGCGTTACGTCGAGGAATTTTTTAAGCGGACTTGTGAGTTTTTAAGAGTCAACCTGGAAACTCGTGCCGATGGTTTATGGCGCGTTCCCTATGTCAAAGAAGAGTTTCGTTCTGGCAATTTGGATGCCGTCCGGCAATTGGGAACACCGGAGAAAAACTATCCGAAGCTGACTTTTTATAAAGAGCATAAATCAAATCCTGTGCATGAGGATGCAGAATTACTCTCACCAGGACACCCCTTATGTGCCGCGATCGCGGAACGATTAGATCTCCAACTGAACGAACAAGTCCGCAGTAGAACTGCCATTTTTATCGATGCTGATGCCGATCAACCATACCGCATTTACTTCTTTGAGGTGCAGGTAGCCGGACAGCAGCGCCAAGGTAAGAATGTGGTAATTAAAGCACAGTTGTGTGCAGTTGCCCAATCATCTGATGGACTCACAGTAGTATCCCCAGATGTTCTACACGATCTAGCTCCCGCTTTAGAATCACCGCTAATTACCATTCAGCCACCCACACCCCAAGAACAACAGGAGGTTGAAGAATGGCTCAAAGTCAAGGTTCAGTTTGCCACAATTAAACAAGAACAGCAAAACCGTCAGCGAGAATTACAGATTCGCCAGGATTACTTGAAGCAAGCAATGGAATCAAAGATTCGGGAGGAGCAAAGCAAACAGATGAAATTAGCGGCGAAAGTCGCAGCGGGGGATGAAACTTACCGAGTTTCTAGAGATAATGCTCAAAAGAAAGTGCGTGACTTGCAAGAACGTTACAAGAACAAGCAGACTGAACTCGACTATCTAAAAATTGTCCGTCCTGGTCGTGTTGCTTATTTAGGAACTGCCCTAATATACCCAGGTGTAGCGGTAGTGAAAGACTGCGCCCAAATGCGGAACGATCCAAAAGTGGAAGCGATCGCCATGCAATTTGTGATGAACTACGAACGCGATCGCGCTTGGCAGCCAGAGGATATTAGTAAAAATGGTGATGGCAGTGGCTTTGATATTCGCAGCGTGGGATTCTCAGATCCAGAAACCGGAAAATCTTTAGTACGACGAATTGAAGTCAAAGGACGCGCCCAATTAAATCAACCAATCTCGCTAACAGTGAATGAGTGGCGCAAAGCCCAACAGTTGGGGGATTCTTACTGGCTGTATGTTGTCTGGGGTTGTAATACACCAAATCCGCAATTGTTAACTATCCAAAACCCTGCTAGGGTTCTAGCGGGAGATGCTAAGGAAATTAAACAGGTAACGCGGTATCTGGTTGGGGCAGAGGCGCTTATAAGGAATAGTTATTAG
- a CDS encoding DUF1902 domain-containing protein, which translates to MTQTLFKIQSFWDAEAQVWVATSDDVPGLVTEAPTLESLTQKLREIIPELIVLNKIVPPDYVGSISFDLISYRQESVEVA; encoded by the coding sequence GTGACGCAAACTCTATTTAAGATTCAATCATTTTGGGATGCAGAAGCACAAGTTTGGGTAGCAACTAGTGATGATGTTCCAGGCTTAGTAACTGAAGCTCCTACTCTTGAATCTCTTACACAAAAACTGCGAGAGATAATTCCAGAACTGATTGTTTTAAATAAAATTGTGCCGCCTGATTATGTGGGTTCTATTAGCTTTGATTTAATTAGCTATCGACAGGAATCGGTCGAGGTCGCTTAA
- a CDS encoding type II toxin-antitoxin system HicA family toxin codes for MSASFTPALKRLLSDAGCYFVRQGRGDHEIWYSPITDRHFVVDGSIKSRHTANAVLKQAGLNKAF; via the coding sequence ATGAGTGCATCATTTACTCCCGCTCTAAAAAGGTTGCTTTCTGACGCTGGGTGCTATTTTGTACGTCAAGGTAGAGGAGACCATGAAATTTGGTACAGTCCAATTACAGACCGTCATTTTGTAGTAGATGGTTCGATTAAATCACGTCATACAGCCAATGCAGTTTTGAAACAAGCAGGACTTAACAAAGCTTTTTGA
- a CDS encoding DUF1156 domain-containing protein has translation MSIDRRLIEDFIPIREISAKAAREKSIRKGHISTLHLWWARRPLVAARAAVFAALVAAPETYQKRTCLKKTMIDLCRWEAGENTVERAKKKILEAQRERLNLPADTPLNEVPAPKVLDIFAGGGAIPLEALRLGCETYAIDLNPVAHIIELCTLVYPQKYGKKLALEVEKWGNWVIENVRAEIGDLYPAIKIGEDLPEEFEQIELLPKSKPKQLSLAKTLTSVAYLWTRTVKCPNPGCGASVPLVRQTWLCKKSKKYVALKVIPNYETKQVEFEVVEATTEKGLGFDPAAGSSRGNSVCRHCGTTLDVKYVKQEGVAGRIHQQLMSIVCTTPGREGKTYLASSPPT, from the coding sequence ATGAGTATAGACCGTCGTTTAATTGAAGATTTTATCCCAATTCGTGAAATTTCTGCTAAGGCAGCGCGAGAAAAATCTATTCGCAAAGGACATATTTCAACATTGCATTTATGGTGGGCGCGACGACCTTTAGTAGCAGCAAGAGCAGCAGTTTTTGCAGCTTTAGTTGCAGCACCAGAGACTTATCAAAAACGCACTTGCTTGAAGAAAACAATGATTGACCTCTGCCGTTGGGAAGCAGGGGAAAATACAGTTGAGAGAGCAAAAAAGAAAATATTAGAAGCGCAACGAGAAAGACTCAATTTACCAGCAGATACTCCATTAAATGAAGTACCAGCCCCAAAGGTTTTGGATATTTTCGCTGGTGGAGGCGCGATACCATTAGAGGCTTTGCGTTTGGGTTGTGAAACTTATGCAATAGATTTAAATCCAGTTGCTCATATCATTGAACTTTGTACTCTTGTTTATCCTCAAAAGTATGGAAAGAAATTAGCTTTGGAGGTGGAGAAGTGGGGTAATTGGGTAATTGAAAATGTCCGAGCAGAAATTGGCGATCTTTATCCAGCAATTAAAATAGGTGAAGATTTACCAGAAGAATTTGAGCAAATAGAATTACTGCCAAAATCTAAACCGAAGCAATTAAGCTTAGCTAAAACTCTTACATCTGTTGCCTATTTGTGGACGCGCACAGTTAAATGTCCTAACCCTGGTTGTGGTGCATCTGTACCATTAGTGCGTCAGACTTGGCTGTGTAAGAAGTCAAAAAAGTATGTGGCGCTTAAAGTTATTCCGAATTATGAGACAAAGCAAGTTGAATTTGAAGTAGTTGAAGCAACAACAGAAAAAGGATTAGGTTTTGACCCTGCTGCTGGTAGTTCACGGGGTAATTCTGTCTGTCGTCATTGTGGGACAACATTAGATGTTAAGTATGTCAAACAAGAAGGTGTTGCAGGTCGAATTCATCAGCAATTGATGTCAATTGTCTGTACAACTCCTGGTAGGGAGGGGAAAACTTATTTAGCTAGTAGTCCACCAACTTAA